gatggtttagctagagaacaagagtaggaagttttagtaatgtgtgatgatcgtagtggaataagtgtctaagggtacaagtgcttatttgagaatcATAGCTAGTAAATCgatttattttcagttattttgaattgatgagttaagaatattttcgagtctttggagagtttttaatttatgttattgagaatttatttattgtccctatgaaggaacatagatatttgggttgagtaaatgaattaatattttaaggagttttctagattttgtagttgtgttattgaagttgatattaggtattaagagctaactctccagactTTCAGGATTAGGGCGTTATGGGCTCCCCTTACGGTTGCGGGATGTGGGGTCGGTACACAAGCTTGTATATAggattaagtgtgttggccagttaaatcaatcaattaattcaaataaatcaagAGAAGTCATACATAGCATGAGTATCAGTATGAAATGTTATAAATTTAGTTCTcaacatgaaaacttttatgaaaatccttacatttattatatttatattgttttttttataagtaataatattatgtatgtatatatatcaataggagtaaccaagtacgctggacgtatacaagaaaaacacctagcccatacaagaaagctcataatcacccaaaagcccatgaaaacctacccaaaatacaccaaactTGAATTAGAAAACTATCACTACACCTCCCTGACCCCATCCCTTAGATTCCTTAAAACTAATCCTCAACCCGAACATCACAAAGCCCTCCTTTTAcccttccctcgacttgagctacctcccttagtattgtagttgattgcccatGAAAGATTCTtcaactccctgcttttcttaaacttagatttggtttcaagcgcgtggcTCACCTTGATTGCAGTGAgtagtgttttaaattggtcttcatattctccttgttctccatatgaaagtcCGAGGGTTTGTAGAAACCCATTATCTTTATTCAGAATCCAATTGGATGTTGATGCTGCTATATCGTTcattggaggaagagaaaccaggggGAACGACATTATCCCCAGCCGCAGTACTCGACTGCGCTCCCGACtctaaaccttcccccacacgAGGCACCAACGCCAATTCTGAACCTTCCCCCACACGaggcaccaatgacaaatcATTCCCGCCCAATGGTTGCTCAACATCTATATGGTTGTTGTCCCCTCCATCTGTTACCATCGCAAATTTCTCCCCTCCATCAACATTGTATGTATAAGCTCCACCCCTCGACGATCCTTGCCGTGCTGCTTCCTCAAGAGGGGAAGCACTACCTTTTGTTGccccattttcattttcaaaaagagGCTCGACTGTATCTTCCAAAATACTCGAGACCTTAGAGGGACCCCCATCTTCAACTACAAATGAACCCTGGACAAAAGGACCAACTTCATCTGCAATTGGTGCCTGAGACCCTACAGCTCCCTCAGAAGGCATAGTGACATTGGCATGAACAAAGATGCCAACGTCCAATGACCCTATCGCCGACACACCCTTTGCTTGCACACTTTCTGGCACACTTGGTAGCACACTTGTACCCACAACTAGGTCCAgccccttatccactttaatcattAGATCTCTTACATAATCCATAACTCCCTTCAATTGGGATTTGACATCCCACAAGACTCCCTCCAACTCACCCAATGTCACTTGAGATCttttgtctcctacaagtgcATTGCCCTTTCTTTCTATCGTTGAGCTGATCTCGGCCTGACTACCCGCTAGTGACCTCAACACCATTGCGTACGAAGCACCTTTGATTGAGGAAGGCCTTCCCACTGtttttccatcaacaaactccccACTTCTAGTAGTGGCTTTGGATTCAGTGACACTTAGAATGAATTGTAGAAAtcctttccatccaatgccATTTGTGCCCTCCGGAATCACCAACAAACATTTCTTTCTTCCATTTCGGAATTCAGAGAGTTGGAGAAAACTACCCCTTGCATTAACATGATGTTGAATGCTAAACctccattacccatccttaACTCTCTGAAGAAACCTTCATGGCAGTTaagttctaaacaatcctcAATCCCCTTAGCCACCCACGAAGCTGTCGTCCCCCCTAGATACATGAACTTAGCTATCCTTCTGCTACGTTCCGAAATGCGAAAAACATTACCTCCCTCTTTcataaaaatgaaagtttttattcaactttcaaccgCCTCTCTCCTTCCAATGGGGACGAAACATCATCGTGCTTCGTCGTCGTTGTCAAACCCACTGCAAATCTGTTCCCACTGCTTCCTATTGTTCCCgcttcatcctttttttttttaaaaaaaaaaaaaaaagatctgaaGGAGGACCTGAGTTAACGGATTTTTTGCCAAAAATCCCTAAGTTATTGGAGAAAACCAAAAGTCGCCAGAGGAAGCAGTCTATATTGGTGGCTAGTGGAAAGGCTCAAATCACAGTTTGCAGGAGGAGGTAACGGAAGAGTAGCAACAAAATCCCAGTCGCCGGAGAAGGACCGACGTCAGAGACCCACAACAGAGTCGTCTGGGTCAATCGATCAAATATGTGACGGAATCAAAGTGCTCAGTGGCCGACGCCGTCAAAGAAACACACAGAAAGAGTTCGCCGACGAGGAACTGATGTCAACGACCCTCAGCGAGGACGTCAGAGCACGTCGGCCTCATCTGTGACTGCGGCTCCCTCACAGATCGATGGTGGGTGGGGGTGGCGGCAGGAAGTAGGGTTAGGGTTTCTCTCAACTCACTGTTCACACAAGGGTTACGGCTTCGCACGTAGAGAATACAAACTCACTGTTCGCACTTATGTTTATATTGTGATGAGTTTCTTATCGAGTCTTcaacttattttagttttatatcatgtttttaaaccacctaAATAAGAATGATGATGAGTACGAGCAGGCGAATCAGGTTTAAATGGAGGAGTCAATTTAGTTccagtcattatttatttatttaatttgatttattaaattataaaatgtctTGCATAACTTTATTTACTTTAAGAACGCTACATTCGTTTTGTATGtgcatttcctttcctttttattatgtAACAACAATATTGCACCAATGGCCTTGGGGTTGAATGGGCCGGCAATCCCCTTGGACCATGTTCGAGCATGAATTGGACTTTACActtaaaagcataaaaaaaaaaaaaaaaaaaaaaaaaaaaagctgtgATATGGATCAGCCACTGTTCACggctgatccgtagcacacGTTACgtgccacttttttttttctttttaaaacccGTTTCTCTCTCCTCACCTGTGTCCCCGTCGCAGCCCAGATCCACTGTCGCTACTATCGATTCGGCTTCCCAACGCAGCCACCTaccaccaccaccgagcccGTCCTCCTCCCCCAGCTCGAGGCCCGTAGCTCCTCCACACTCACGCCCATAGCCCAACCCCACGCACCCACATCGTGGCTCACATTCCACCACCTACAACCGCGTGTCGCCGCCCATGAGCACCCCGCGCGTCGCGGTAcgtctctctccctcacatgcCCTCTCCCTCACGGGTCCTCTCTCCCTCATTGCCAAATTTGCACCACCGGACTACTGATTGTCGCCATCTCGTCAATCGACGGCACCTCGATAGTTGTTGCCACCTTGACAGTTGCCACCACCTCGACAAGGCCTTGGGCGAGGGGGGGAGGCCTTGGGCGACACGGGTGGTGGGGGGAGgaagtaaaaatgaaatttgaaacgaGAGGGAAGTGAGTTTTGTTGTGGGgtgtttttggtcattttactaTGGTGTGTTTTGAATGATCCCAAATAGTGGCTGATaccaatacttttttttaaaaaaaaaatagtgtattGTAGTTCAGTCATAAAATTGTTATGTTTGAACGTGAGGATTTAGGTCCTGTTTGGAATTTACATACGaaacccacaacttttttaacttcttataaatacatctaaacttatcttaatatccaaacacatctaaactcatcttaggtggaccccataaaactcactctaccatctcaacttattactattcataaaaaaattcaactcagctcaacattcaaacggaGACTTAGTCGACTCTTTTGTTACGATTTAGGAAAACTATCACGGGAACTTACCTTTATACTGGCGTTTTATTTCAGTGTTGATGAGGGATGCATTTCCGAATATTACAAGAAAGAAATCGACTATTT
Above is a genomic segment from Juglans microcarpa x Juglans regia isolate MS1-56 chromosome 1D, Jm3101_v1.0, whole genome shotgun sequence containing:
- the LOC121266838 gene encoding uncharacterized protein LOC121266838, with product MVLRSLAGSQAEISSTIERKGNALVGDKRSQVTLGELEGGVMDYVRDLMIKVDKGLDLVVGTSVLPSVPESVQAKGVSAIGSLDVGIFVHANVTMPSEGAVGSQAPIADEVGPFVQGSFVVEDGGPSKVSSILEDTVEPLFENENGATKGSASPLEEAARQGSSRGGAYTYNVDGGEKFAMVTDGGDNNHIDVEQPLGGNDLSLVPRVGEGSELALVPRVGEGLESGAQSSTAAGDNVVPPGFSSSNERYSSINIQLDSE